The genomic DNA CGGACGGCGGGGCCACACGGGTGACCGGGGCGTCCAGGTGCCAGAAGCCCTCGTCGACGGCCATCGCGGAGAGTTCGGCGCCGACGCCGAAGTCCCGTACCGCCTCGTGCGCGATGACCAGGCGGTTGGTCTTGGCGAGGGAGGCGAGGACCGTCTCGCGGTCCAGCGGGGCGATCGTGCGCAGATCGATCACCTCGACGCTGATGCCCTCACCGGCGAGCAACTCGGCCGCGGCCAGGGCGTCCTGGACCATCCGCGACCAGGAGACCAGGGTGAGGTCGGTGCCCTCGCGGATCACCTTGGCCTTGCCGAGCGGGACCAGATGGTCGGCCGGGGGCTTGGGGCCCTTGAGGCCGTACTGGAGGCGGTTCTCGACGAAGACCACCGGGTTCGGGTCCTGGATCGCGGCGCGCAACAGGCCATAGGTGTCAGCCGGGTTGGAGGGCATCACGACCGTCAGGCCGGGGATGTGCGCGAGCAGCGCCTCCAGGCTCTGCGAGTGCTGGCTGCCCGAGGAGCGGCCCGCGCCGAACTGGGTGCGGACGACCAGGGGCATGGAGGCCCGGCCGCCGGTCATGAAGCGGAGTTTGGCGGCCTGGTTGAGGAGCATGTCGAGACAGACGCCGATGAAGTCCATGTACATGATCTCGACCACCGGCTTCATGCCGGCCATGGCCGCCCCCACCGCCGTACCGACGATGGCGCTCTCGCTGATCGGCGTGTCCCGCACCCGGCCGGGGAAGGCCTGGGCGAGTCCGCGGGTGAGGCCGAAGACGTTGCCGCCCGCGCCGACGTCGATCCCGGCGACGAACACGCTGGGATCGGCGGTCAGTTCATGCTCCAGCGCCAGTCGTACGGCGTCCATGGACCGGAAGATCTCGGCGTCGGCCGGGAGCGGCGCGGGCTCGGCGACGGCGAGGCGGGGGGCCGAGACGTAGTCGTGCAGGGTCTCGGGGGCCGGCTCCGGCAGGCTCCGCGCCCAGTCGATCGCCGCCTCTATCTCCTTGTCGATCTCCTCGTCCACGGCGTCGGCCGCCGCCGCGTCCAACTGGCGGCGGGCGATCAGCAGCGGGTCGCGCTCCTTGGCGGCGGCGACCTCCTCGGCGGGGCGGTAGCGCTCGGGGTCGCCCTCGTAGTGGCCGTGCCAGCGGTAGGTCTCGGCTTCGAGCAGGACCGGACCGCCGCCCGCGCGCAGCCGCGCGACCAGCCCGGTCATGGTCTGCGCCACCGCCAACACGTCGTTG from Streptomyces sp. NBC_01478 includes the following:
- a CDS encoding alpha-ketoacid dehydrogenase subunit alpha/beta yields the protein MTQASHHTGTGSAQPDRLLEMYRRMRRIRRFEERASELYKATEIPGFLHLSIGQEASAVGACWPLGARDGITSTHRGHGHVLAKGLDSASMMAELMGKDAGTCHGRGGSMHIADPGLGIYGANGIVGAGLPIAAGVATAAKLRAAGDVVVAFFGDGAVAQGMFHEAVNLAAVWDLPVVFLCENNHYSEFSPESEQHRAPLSARAAGYGIEYQHVDGNDVLAVAQTMTGLVARLRAGGGPVLLEAETYRWHGHYEGDPERYRPAEEVAAAKERDPLLIARRQLDAAAADAVDEEIDKEIEAAIDWARSLPEPAPETLHDYVSAPRLAVAEPAPLPADAEIFRSMDAVRLALEHELTADPSVFVAGIDVGAGGNVFGLTRGLAQAFPGRVRDTPISESAIVGTAVGAAMAGMKPVVEIMYMDFIGVCLDMLLNQAAKLRFMTGGRASMPLVVRTQFGAGRSSGSQHSQSLEALLAHIPGLTVVMPSNPADTYGLLRAAIQDPNPVVFVENRLQYGLKGPKPPADHLVPLGKAKVIREGTDLTLVSWSRMVQDALAAAELLAGEGISVEVIDLRTIAPLDRETVLASLAKTNRLVIAHEAVRDFGVGAELSAMAVDEGFWHLDAPVTRVAPPSVPAPYAPSLERVWLPSRDTIADTVRRIAAV